Part of the Burkholderia humptydooensis genome, CAGCACTACCTGAACCGCATCAGCGTGAAGCCGCTGCTGACGGTCGAGGAAGAGCAGCGCTATTCGCGGCTCGCGAAGGCGGGCGAATTCGAGGCGCGGCAGGTGATGATCGAGCGCAACCTGCGGCTCGTCGTCAGCATCGCGAAAGGCTATCTGAATCGCGGCGTGCCGCTCCTCGATCTGATCGAAGAGGGCAACCTCGGGCTCATGCACGCGATCGAGAAATTCGATCCGACGCGCGGCTTTCGCTTCTCGACATATGCGACCTGGTGGATCCGCCAGAGCATCGAGCGCGCGATCATGAATCAGGCGCGCACCGTGCGGCTGCCGGTGCACGTGATCCGCGAGCTGAACCAGGTGCTGCGCGCGAAGCGACATCTGGAGAAGAACTCGCTGTCGACGGGCGCGGCGGCCGAGCGCCGCGAGGCGAGCATCGACGACATCGCGTATCTGACCGGCAAGACGGCCGAGGAAGTCACCGACATCCTCGCGCTGAACGAGCACACCGCGTCGCTCGACGCGCCGCTCGATCTCGATCCGGCGAGCAGCCTGCTCGATCTGCTGCCCGACGACCAGAGCCAGTCGCCCGACGCTGAGGTTCAGCACCGCGAACTGGAGACGCTGACGCGCGCGTGGCTGTCGCGCCTGTCCGACAAGCATCGCCACGTGATCGAGCGGCGCTTCGGCCTCAACCATATCGAACCCGCGACGCTCGAGGAGCTTGCCGACGAGATGGGGCTGACCCGCGAACGGGTCCGCCAGATCCAGCAGGAAGCGCTCGTGCGGCTCAAGCGGTTTTTTGCCTCCAACGGCGTGCGCAAGGACGCCGTTCTGTAATTCATCGATGACACCGATTCTGGTTTTTGACATCGAGACGATTCCCGATGTCGACGGCATTCGCCGTCTCGAAGATCTGCCCGCCGACCTCGCCGACGCCGAAGTGGCCGAGCACG contains:
- the rpoS gene encoding RNA polymerase sigma factor RpoS; its protein translation is MPKSKRHDPQAESEKISRATQASAERAGASTDEDEDAADSERDYEPRDADSDDSGEGRSDAADASPDLDDFRALLQAELTADTIQHYLNRISVKPLLTVEEEQRYSRLAKAGEFEARQVMIERNLRLVVSIAKGYLNRGVPLLDLIEEGNLGLMHAIEKFDPTRGFRFSTYATWWIRQSIERAIMNQARTVRLPVHVIRELNQVLRAKRHLEKNSLSTGAAAERREASIDDIAYLTGKTAEEVTDILALNEHTASLDAPLDLDPASSLLDLLPDDQSQSPDAEVQHRELETLTRAWLSRLSDKHRHVIERRFGLNHIEPATLEELADEMGLTRERVRQIQQEALVRLKRFFASNGVRKDAVL